The following coding sequences are from one Maniola jurtina chromosome 14, ilManJurt1.1, whole genome shotgun sequence window:
- the LOC123872171 gene encoding facilitated trehalose transporter Tret1-like isoform X2, whose amino-acid sequence MRIFSFSAVSFAFTFTGAAISWPSPAIPKFKNGEANIDISDAQSSWVVSLAALGAFPGCYLGKVLSERAGRRATIFSAAVPGFLGAGIILFTKIPELMYVARILIGIANGITAVVTMIYLTEIADKEVRGALGMLVQVMNNLGSLAVYGIGPFVSYTALNSIVLFISVFYAVICLWVPESPYFHLTYGRLAAARKEFMTIKGTKDEVWVDEQLETMRLHVQESMENKTTFKELITNLKYRKAIYIISGLKVLQYMTGSLAIQSYLEIIFRQSSSISGPFASIVYGFVQLGAGIGATFLAGYFGRRILMLTSSFGVAVALTIVGLYFFLQDFVQVSPKTLSSISSLPLIGVLSFNILYAMGIGNLPYIMQAELFPINVKAMASSAATMMACILNFFVTKSYQGIKDGLGHYTVFWSFASIAYAGIFFIYFFVPETKGKSLEEVQDNMRIKIDEVERLNKTENNA is encoded by the exons ATGCG aatattttcgTTTTCGGCAGTTTCCTTCGCATTTACATTTACTGGTGCAGCGATATCGTGGCCTTCGCCGGCTATTCCAAAGTTTAAGAATGGAGAAGCAAATATAGACATAAGCgat GCGCAGAGTTCCTGGGTTGTATCGTTGGCAGCGCTGGGCGCGTTTCCGGGATGTTACCTTGGCAAAGTGCTGAGTGAGCGCGCTGGGCGCCGAGCAACCATCTTTAGTGCGGCCGTGCCGGGATTTTTAGGTGCG gGCATTATTTTGTTTACGAAAATTCCGGAGCTTATGTACGTTGCCAGGATTCTAATAGGAATAGCAAATGGGATCACAGCtgtt gtAACAATGATATATCTAACCGAGATAGCCGACAAAGAGGTCAGAGGTGCACTAGGTATGCTAGTGCAAGTAATGAACAACTTGGGAAGTCTGGCTGTATACGGCATAGGCCCGTTTGTATCTTACACAGCATTGAATTCTATAGTGCTTTTTATCTCTGTGTTCTACGCTGTTATTTGTCTATGGGTCCCGGAATCCCCTTACTTCCATTTGACTTACGGCAGATTGGCCGCGGCTAGGAAGGAATTTATGACTATAAAAGGAACAAAGGACGAAGTG TGGGTAGATGAACAATTAGAGACTATGCGTTTACATGTTCAAGAAAGTATGGAGAATAAAACTACTTTCAAAGAGTTAATAACCAATTTGAAATATAGGAAGGCTATCTATATAATATCAG gTCTCAAAGTATTGCAATACATGACCGGCAGTTTGGCCATCCAGTCTTACTTGGAAATCATATTCAGACAAAGTAGTTCCATATCGGGGCCCTTTGCAAGTATTGTGTACGGATTTGTACAGCTTGGCGCAG GAATTGGGGCTACGTTCCTGGCTGGTTATTTCGGGCGCAGAATTCTCATGCTCACATCTAGTTTCGGCGTCGCTGTCGCCTTAACCATAGTGGGGTTGTACTTTTTCTTGCAAGACTTTGTACAAGTCAGTCCTAAAACGTTGTCATCCATATCTTCACTACCTCTTATTGGTGTGCTTAGTTTCAACATTCTGTATGCAATGGGCATAGGGAACTTACCTTACATAATGCAAGCAGAACTGTTTCCAATCAACGTTAAAGCTATGGCCTCGAGTGCAGCGACAATGATGGCTTGTATACTAAACTTCTTCGTCACAAAGTCTTACCAAGGCATCAAAGATGGGTTGGGCCACTATACAGTTTTCTGGTCGTTCGCGAGTATAGCGTATGCTGGAATTTTCTTTATATACTTTTTCGTGCCTGAGACTAAGGGCAAGAGTTTGGAGGAAGTTCAGGACAACATGCGAATTAAAATCGACGAAGTGGAGAGACTgaataaaactgaaaataatGCGTGA
- the LOC123872171 gene encoding facilitated trehalose transporter Tret1-like isoform X1 produces MAKTNRKVQYFAGLCVSFAFTFTGAAISWPSPAIPKFKNGEANIDISDAQSSWVVSLAALGAFPGCYLGKVLSERAGRRATIFSAAVPGFLGAGIILFTKIPELMYVARILIGIANGITAVVTMIYLTEIADKEVRGALGMLVQVMNNLGSLAVYGIGPFVSYTALNSIVLFISVFYAVICLWVPESPYFHLTYGRLAAARKEFMTIKGTKDEVWVDEQLETMRLHVQESMENKTTFKELITNLKYRKAIYIISGLKVLQYMTGSLAIQSYLEIIFRQSSSISGPFASIVYGFVQLGAGIGATFLAGYFGRRILMLTSSFGVAVALTIVGLYFFLQDFVQVSPKTLSSISSLPLIGVLSFNILYAMGIGNLPYIMQAELFPINVKAMASSAATMMACILNFFVTKSYQGIKDGLGHYTVFWSFASIAYAGIFFIYFFVPETKGKSLEEVQDNMRIKIDEVERLNKTENNA; encoded by the exons ATGGCGAAGACTAACAGAAAAGTGCAATATTTTGCTGGATTATGCG TTTCCTTCGCATTTACATTTACTGGTGCAGCGATATCGTGGCCTTCGCCGGCTATTCCAAAGTTTAAGAATGGAGAAGCAAATATAGACATAAGCgat GCGCAGAGTTCCTGGGTTGTATCGTTGGCAGCGCTGGGCGCGTTTCCGGGATGTTACCTTGGCAAAGTGCTGAGTGAGCGCGCTGGGCGCCGAGCAACCATCTTTAGTGCGGCCGTGCCGGGATTTTTAGGTGCG gGCATTATTTTGTTTACGAAAATTCCGGAGCTTATGTACGTTGCCAGGATTCTAATAGGAATAGCAAATGGGATCACAGCtgtt gtAACAATGATATATCTAACCGAGATAGCCGACAAAGAGGTCAGAGGTGCACTAGGTATGCTAGTGCAAGTAATGAACAACTTGGGAAGTCTGGCTGTATACGGCATAGGCCCGTTTGTATCTTACACAGCATTGAATTCTATAGTGCTTTTTATCTCTGTGTTCTACGCTGTTATTTGTCTATGGGTCCCGGAATCCCCTTACTTCCATTTGACTTACGGCAGATTGGCCGCGGCTAGGAAGGAATTTATGACTATAAAAGGAACAAAGGACGAAGTG TGGGTAGATGAACAATTAGAGACTATGCGTTTACATGTTCAAGAAAGTATGGAGAATAAAACTACTTTCAAAGAGTTAATAACCAATTTGAAATATAGGAAGGCTATCTATATAATATCAG gTCTCAAAGTATTGCAATACATGACCGGCAGTTTGGCCATCCAGTCTTACTTGGAAATCATATTCAGACAAAGTAGTTCCATATCGGGGCCCTTTGCAAGTATTGTGTACGGATTTGTACAGCTTGGCGCAG GAATTGGGGCTACGTTCCTGGCTGGTTATTTCGGGCGCAGAATTCTCATGCTCACATCTAGTTTCGGCGTCGCTGTCGCCTTAACCATAGTGGGGTTGTACTTTTTCTTGCAAGACTTTGTACAAGTCAGTCCTAAAACGTTGTCATCCATATCTTCACTACCTCTTATTGGTGTGCTTAGTTTCAACATTCTGTATGCAATGGGCATAGGGAACTTACCTTACATAATGCAAGCAGAACTGTTTCCAATCAACGTTAAAGCTATGGCCTCGAGTGCAGCGACAATGATGGCTTGTATACTAAACTTCTTCGTCACAAAGTCTTACCAAGGCATCAAAGATGGGTTGGGCCACTATACAGTTTTCTGGTCGTTCGCGAGTATAGCGTATGCTGGAATTTTCTTTATATACTTTTTCGTGCCTGAGACTAAGGGCAAGAGTTTGGAGGAAGTTCAGGACAACATGCGAATTAAAATCGACGAAGTGGAGAGACTgaataaaactgaaaataatGCGTGA
- the LOC123872171 gene encoding facilitated trehalose transporter Tret1-like isoform X3 yields the protein MAKTNRKVQYFAGLCVSFAFTFTGAAISWPSPAIPKFKNGEANIDISDAQSSWVVSLAALGAFPGCYLGKVLSERAGRRATIFSAAVPGFLGAVTMIYLTEIADKEVRGALGMLVQVMNNLGSLAVYGIGPFVSYTALNSIVLFISVFYAVICLWVPESPYFHLTYGRLAAARKEFMTIKGTKDEVWVDEQLETMRLHVQESMENKTTFKELITNLKYRKAIYIISGLKVLQYMTGSLAIQSYLEIIFRQSSSISGPFASIVYGFVQLGAGIGATFLAGYFGRRILMLTSSFGVAVALTIVGLYFFLQDFVQVSPKTLSSISSLPLIGVLSFNILYAMGIGNLPYIMQAELFPINVKAMASSAATMMACILNFFVTKSYQGIKDGLGHYTVFWSFASIAYAGIFFIYFFVPETKGKSLEEVQDNMRIKIDEVERLNKTENNA from the exons ATGGCGAAGACTAACAGAAAAGTGCAATATTTTGCTGGATTATGCG TTTCCTTCGCATTTACATTTACTGGTGCAGCGATATCGTGGCCTTCGCCGGCTATTCCAAAGTTTAAGAATGGAGAAGCAAATATAGACATAAGCgat GCGCAGAGTTCCTGGGTTGTATCGTTGGCAGCGCTGGGCGCGTTTCCGGGATGTTACCTTGGCAAAGTGCTGAGTGAGCGCGCTGGGCGCCGAGCAACCATCTTTAGTGCGGCCGTGCCGGGATTTTTAGGTGCG gtAACAATGATATATCTAACCGAGATAGCCGACAAAGAGGTCAGAGGTGCACTAGGTATGCTAGTGCAAGTAATGAACAACTTGGGAAGTCTGGCTGTATACGGCATAGGCCCGTTTGTATCTTACACAGCATTGAATTCTATAGTGCTTTTTATCTCTGTGTTCTACGCTGTTATTTGTCTATGGGTCCCGGAATCCCCTTACTTCCATTTGACTTACGGCAGATTGGCCGCGGCTAGGAAGGAATTTATGACTATAAAAGGAACAAAGGACGAAGTG TGGGTAGATGAACAATTAGAGACTATGCGTTTACATGTTCAAGAAAGTATGGAGAATAAAACTACTTTCAAAGAGTTAATAACCAATTTGAAATATAGGAAGGCTATCTATATAATATCAG gTCTCAAAGTATTGCAATACATGACCGGCAGTTTGGCCATCCAGTCTTACTTGGAAATCATATTCAGACAAAGTAGTTCCATATCGGGGCCCTTTGCAAGTATTGTGTACGGATTTGTACAGCTTGGCGCAG GAATTGGGGCTACGTTCCTGGCTGGTTATTTCGGGCGCAGAATTCTCATGCTCACATCTAGTTTCGGCGTCGCTGTCGCCTTAACCATAGTGGGGTTGTACTTTTTCTTGCAAGACTTTGTACAAGTCAGTCCTAAAACGTTGTCATCCATATCTTCACTACCTCTTATTGGTGTGCTTAGTTTCAACATTCTGTATGCAATGGGCATAGGGAACTTACCTTACATAATGCAAGCAGAACTGTTTCCAATCAACGTTAAAGCTATGGCCTCGAGTGCAGCGACAATGATGGCTTGTATACTAAACTTCTTCGTCACAAAGTCTTACCAAGGCATCAAAGATGGGTTGGGCCACTATACAGTTTTCTGGTCGTTCGCGAGTATAGCGTATGCTGGAATTTTCTTTATATACTTTTTCGTGCCTGAGACTAAGGGCAAGAGTTTGGAGGAAGTTCAGGACAACATGCGAATTAAAATCGACGAAGTGGAGAGACTgaataaaactgaaaataatGCGTGA
- the LOC123872172 gene encoding E3 ubiquitin-protein ligase SIAH1-like isoform X3, whose product MAKAKVNKKLGSVGMELPECPVCMEYMSAPIFQCQSGHSLCNTCTRNLCPPLCPICRQAMTQIRNWQLEDMISKATVPCPNKPAGCVYTMVNMDVDDHLKECIFREMTCPLGAVFGKCFWSGKLNGMLDHFKERHPDNLSADANITINNTSITTDDRHMYLVAQNKFLFIISFKIDTMLKMAYWAVQHIGGKKAAQQHIYEISVTSNQDSRRKAVFTDHCFNDAMDANEIFRQAKCAVMPLAMMAHFLKDKRLTFSFSIKRNNPGFKKGPGPDGENKPFHNKQKGPRSQSKGPHPQPKGPGPGKGPGGNNFQNQNSGPHKGTFKQNRHNN is encoded by the exons ATGGCAAAagctaaagttaacaaaaa ATTGGGGTCGGTTGGCATGGAGTTACCGGAGTGCCCAGTTTGTATGGAGTACATGTCGGCACCAATATTCCAATGCCAGTCGGGTCACAGCCTATGCAACACCTGTACAAGGAATCTGTGTCCTCCTCTCTGCCCTATCTGTCGTCAGGCTATGACACAGATCCGGAATTGGCAGCTTGAAGATATGATATCCAAG gcTACAGTACCCTGTCCTAACAAGCCTGCTGGTTGTGTCTATACTATGGTCAACATGGATGTGGACGATCACCTTAAGGAATGCATATTCCGTGAGATGACTTGCCCTTTGGGTGCTGTATTTGGGAAATGCTTTTGGTCAG gGAAATTAAATGGAATGTTGGATCATTTCAAGGAACGTCATCCCGACAACTTGAGTGCTGATGCTAATATCACCATCAATAATACTTCCATTACAACTGATGACCGTCACATGTATCTGGTGGcgcaaaacaaatttttattcataatatcaTTTAAAATTGACACTATGCTAAAAATGGCTTATTGGGCAGTGCAGCATATTGGAGGTAAAAAAGCAGCACAACAGCACATTTACGAGATAAGTGTTACGAGTAATCAGGACTCTAGGCGTAAAGCTGTTTTCACTGATCATTGCTTTAATGATGCTATGGACGCCAACGAAATATTTCGTCAGGCCAAATGTGCCGTAATGCCTCTCGCTATGATGGCCCACTTCCTAAAAGATAAAAGGTTAACATTTAGCTTCAGTATTAAAAGAAATAACCCAGGTTTTAAAAAAGGACCTGGTCCTGACGGTGAAAATAAACCGTtccataacaaacaaaaaggtCCACGCTCTCAAAGTAAGGGACCTCACCCCCAACCAAAGGGGCCCG GCCCAGGAAAGGGGCCAGGAGGTAATAATTTCCAAAACCAAAATTCTGGACCTCACAAAGGAACATTCAAACAAAATAGAcacaacaattaa
- the LOC123872172 gene encoding E3 ubiquitin-protein ligase SIAH1-like isoform X2 yields the protein MELPECPVCMEYMSAPIFQCQSGHSLCNTCTRNLCPPLCPICRQAMTQIRNWQLEDMISKATVPCPNKPAGCVYTMVNMDVDDHLKECIFREMTCPLGAVFGKCFWSGKLNGMLDHFKERHPDNLSADANITINNTSITTDDRHMYLVAQNKFLFIISFKIDTMLKMAYWAVQHIGGKKAAQQHIYEISVTSNQDSRRKAVFTDHCFNDAMDANEIFRQAKCAVMPLAMMAHFLKDKRLTFSFSIKRNNPGFKKGPGPDGENKPFHNKQKGPRSQSKGPHPQPKGPGGNNFQGQNSGPHMHKGPGKGPGGNNFQNQNSGPHKGTFKQNRHNN from the exons ATGGAGTTACCGGAGTGCCCAGTTTGTATGGAGTACATGTCGGCACCAATATTCCAATGCCAGTCGGGTCACAGCCTATGCAACACCTGTACAAGGAATCTGTGTCCTCCTCTCTGCCCTATCTGTCGTCAGGCTATGACACAGATCCGGAATTGGCAGCTTGAAGATATGATATCCAAG gcTACAGTACCCTGTCCTAACAAGCCTGCTGGTTGTGTCTATACTATGGTCAACATGGATGTGGACGATCACCTTAAGGAATGCATATTCCGTGAGATGACTTGCCCTTTGGGTGCTGTATTTGGGAAATGCTTTTGGTCAG gGAAATTAAATGGAATGTTGGATCATTTCAAGGAACGTCATCCCGACAACTTGAGTGCTGATGCTAATATCACCATCAATAATACTTCCATTACAACTGATGACCGTCACATGTATCTGGTGGcgcaaaacaaatttttattcataatatcaTTTAAAATTGACACTATGCTAAAAATGGCTTATTGGGCAGTGCAGCATATTGGAGGTAAAAAAGCAGCACAACAGCACATTTACGAGATAAGTGTTACGAGTAATCAGGACTCTAGGCGTAAAGCTGTTTTCACTGATCATTGCTTTAATGATGCTATGGACGCCAACGAAATATTTCGTCAGGCCAAATGTGCCGTAATGCCTCTCGCTATGATGGCCCACTTCCTAAAAGATAAAAGGTTAACATTTAGCTTCAGTATTAAAAGAAATAACCCAGGTTTTAAAAAAGGACCTGGTCCTGACGGTGAAAATAAACCGTtccataacaaacaaaaaggtCCACGCTCTCAAAGTAAGGGACCTCACCCCCAACCAAAGGGGCCCGGTGGAAATAATTTCCAAGGCCAAAATTCTGGGCCTCACATGCACAAAGGCCCAGGAAAGGGGCCAGGAGGTAATAATTTCCAAAACCAAAATTCTGGACCTCACAAAGGAACATTCAAACAAAATAGAcacaacaattaa
- the LOC123872172 gene encoding E3 ubiquitin-protein ligase SIAH1-like isoform X1 — MAKAKVNKKLGSVGMELPECPVCMEYMSAPIFQCQSGHSLCNTCTRNLCPPLCPICRQAMTQIRNWQLEDMISKATVPCPNKPAGCVYTMVNMDVDDHLKECIFREMTCPLGAVFGKCFWSGKLNGMLDHFKERHPDNLSADANITINNTSITTDDRHMYLVAQNKFLFIISFKIDTMLKMAYWAVQHIGGKKAAQQHIYEISVTSNQDSRRKAVFTDHCFNDAMDANEIFRQAKCAVMPLAMMAHFLKDKRLTFSFSIKRNNPGFKKGPGPDGENKPFHNKQKGPRSQSKGPHPQPKGPGGNNFQGQNSGPHMHKGPGKGPGGNNFQNQNSGPHKGTFKQNRHNN, encoded by the exons ATGGCAAAagctaaagttaacaaaaa ATTGGGGTCGGTTGGCATGGAGTTACCGGAGTGCCCAGTTTGTATGGAGTACATGTCGGCACCAATATTCCAATGCCAGTCGGGTCACAGCCTATGCAACACCTGTACAAGGAATCTGTGTCCTCCTCTCTGCCCTATCTGTCGTCAGGCTATGACACAGATCCGGAATTGGCAGCTTGAAGATATGATATCCAAG gcTACAGTACCCTGTCCTAACAAGCCTGCTGGTTGTGTCTATACTATGGTCAACATGGATGTGGACGATCACCTTAAGGAATGCATATTCCGTGAGATGACTTGCCCTTTGGGTGCTGTATTTGGGAAATGCTTTTGGTCAG gGAAATTAAATGGAATGTTGGATCATTTCAAGGAACGTCATCCCGACAACTTGAGTGCTGATGCTAATATCACCATCAATAATACTTCCATTACAACTGATGACCGTCACATGTATCTGGTGGcgcaaaacaaatttttattcataatatcaTTTAAAATTGACACTATGCTAAAAATGGCTTATTGGGCAGTGCAGCATATTGGAGGTAAAAAAGCAGCACAACAGCACATTTACGAGATAAGTGTTACGAGTAATCAGGACTCTAGGCGTAAAGCTGTTTTCACTGATCATTGCTTTAATGATGCTATGGACGCCAACGAAATATTTCGTCAGGCCAAATGTGCCGTAATGCCTCTCGCTATGATGGCCCACTTCCTAAAAGATAAAAGGTTAACATTTAGCTTCAGTATTAAAAGAAATAACCCAGGTTTTAAAAAAGGACCTGGTCCTGACGGTGAAAATAAACCGTtccataacaaacaaaaaggtCCACGCTCTCAAAGTAAGGGACCTCACCCCCAACCAAAGGGGCCCGGTGGAAATAATTTCCAAGGCCAAAATTCTGGGCCTCACATGCACAAAGGCCCAGGAAAGGGGCCAGGAGGTAATAATTTCCAAAACCAAAATTCTGGACCTCACAAAGGAACATTCAAACAAAATAGAcacaacaattaa
- the LOC123872015 gene encoding 60S ribosomal protein L29-like produces MAKSKNHTNHNQNRKAHRNGIKKPTKTRHESTLGMDPKFLRNQKFSKKGNLKPAQQLERAAERKATREAKAKK; encoded by the exons ATGGCAAAGTCAAAGAACCATACAAATCATAACCAAA ACCGCAAGGCTCATAGAAATGGAATTAAAAAGCCCACGAAGACGAGGCACGAATCAACTCTAGGT ATGGACCCTAAATTCTTAAGGAATCAAAAGTTCTCCAAAAAGGGTAACCTGAAGCCTGCCCAACAGCTAGAGCGTGCTGCCGAGAGAAAAGCAACAAGAGAAGCCAAGGCTAAGAAATGA
- the LOC123872012 gene encoding signal recognition particle subunit SRP68: MVVLEGDSGDGQPMSPDEDSKLETKLSSLLSLEIFRVIKDAQQQHGLRHGDYQRYRGYCSRRLRRLRKVLKIPQGDRRHYRRRDITATHLTGSNSESRLLCVPLLQAERAWAHAMQLRQEANTEPRKKFHLVSRLRKACGHAQMLLQLCEQSGACDARTQLEAGAYAAWLGGALLLELQQWRPAAESLTRAQLVLEKLSAALPEDERLVYKQKVDELKPSLRYCAYNIGDESAAGDLVAMRGQGLIENLDTLMAQAKESRSGVMHEVEWRGRRVTVRPEKVRLFLIALQDLAKSVAGAPTVQAKIDILENILMDCKDAITAIKEEIKNDPKLKTASENQQMSSINYLLSYLMYLRLVRTIERNNLLVQQAEEARKNNVQIDGKKVRPQDLTRLYEIILQNYAELQQLPGFENDTAYQKEIETELKAYRAFRCYYIAQVLTGLRRFREALAMLERCSTYTTESLASKLLDKQLLEKLRVLQKDIESCKFEVHADSVLEDDDEDEESKYTSGKSFKDKKPLVDRLDDYREESQVLTKNPNIFKMPPPMEAVPCKPLFFDLACNFIEFPNLDDKTGVANNKKQGAGITGLVKGFLGWGKSDK; encoded by the exons ATGGTAGTCTTAGAAGGAGACAGCGGTGATGGCCAACCTATGTCGCCTGACGAGGACTCCAAACTGGAAACCAAGCTGTCTAGTCTTCTATCATTAGAAA TATTCCGTGTGATCAAGGATGCTCAGCAGCAACATGGTCTCCGCCATGGGGACTACCAGCGCTACCGTGGCTACTGCTCGCGCCGTCTCCGGCGCTTGCGGAAGGTGCTCAAAATTCCTCAG GGTGACAGACGTCATTACCGCCGTCGCGACATCACGGCCACCCATCTGACTGGCAGCAACTCTGAGAGCCGCTTGCTCTGTGTGCCACTGCTGCAAGCTGAGCGTGCATGGGCTCACGCCATGCAATTGAGACAGGAAGCCAACACTGAGCCCAGGAAGAAGTTCCATCTTGTTTCCAGGCTGAGGAAAGCATGTGGCCATGCGCAAATGCTTCTGCAGCTTTGTGag CAAAGCGGCGCGTGCGACGCTCGCACACAGCTGGAGGCGGGCGCGTACGCGGCCTGGCTCGGCGGCGCGCTGCTGCTGGAGCTGCAGCAGTGGCGCCCGGCCGCCGAGAGCCTGACGCGCGCGCAGCTCGTGCTGGAGAAGCTCAGCGCCGCGCTGCCCGAGGACGAGCGGCTGGTGTACAAGCAGAAG GTCGATGAATTGAAACCAAGTCTCCGCTACTGCGCCTACAACATCGGCGATGAATCTGCCGCGGGAGACCTCGTCGCCATGCGAGGCCAGGGGCTCATTGAGAACTTGGACACCCTTATGGCTCAAGCTAA GGAGTCTCGTTCTGGAGTGATGCATGAAGTGGAGTGGCGCGGCCGCCGCGTCACCGTGCGCCCGGAAAAAGTCAGGCTTTTCCTCATCGCCTTGCAGGACTTGGCCAAGTCAGTCGCCGGCGCACCGACCGTCCAAGCGAAGATCGATATCCTCGAAAACATACTCATGGACTGCAAGGACGCCATTACTGCCATCAAGGAAGAGATAAAGAACGATCCCAAACTTAAAACAGCCTCAGAGAATCAACAAATGTCCAGCATCAACTATTTGCTATCGTATCTGATGTATCTCCGTCTCGTTCGCACTATCGAGAGAAACAATTTGTTGGTGCAACAAGCCGAGGAGGCACGCAAGAACAACGTTCAGATCGACGGCAAGAAGGTCCGGCCTCAGGACTTGACGAGACTTTACGAGATCATTCTGCAGAACTATGCTGAGCTGCAACAGTTGCCGGGCTTCGAAAACGATACAGCCTACCAGAAGGAGATAGAGACTGAGTTGAAAGCCTACAGGGCGTTCAGGTGCTATTATATCGCGCAAGTATTGACAGGTCTTAGACGATTCAGGGAGGCGCTTGCTATGTTGGAGCGATGCAGCACTTATACGACCGAGTCTTTGGCTAGTAAATTACTGGACAAGCAACTGCTGGAAAAATTACGGGTGTTGCAAAAGGACATCGAGAGCTGCAAGTTTGAAGTTCACGCCGACTCTGTTCTGGAAGATGACGACGAGGATGAGGAGTCGAAGTATACCAGCGGAAAGTCGTTCAAGGACAAGAAGCCACTCGTGGACCGTTTGGACGACTACCGCGAGGAATCCCAAGTTTTAACGAAAAACCCGAACATCTTCAAAATGCCCCCACCGATGGAAGCTGTCCCTTGTAAACCTCTGTTCTTCGATTTGGCGTGCAACTTCATAGAGTTCCCCAACTTGGACGACAAAACGGGTGTCGCGAACAATAAGAAGCAAGGTGCTGGAATCACTGGTCTTGTCAAGGGTTTCTTAGGATGGGGTAAAAGTGACAAGTAA